The following are encoded together in the Diachasmimorpha longicaudata isolate KC_UGA_2023 chromosome 3, iyDiaLong2, whole genome shotgun sequence genome:
- the LOC135160316 gene encoding ADP-ribosylation factor-like protein 6-interacting protein 1 — translation MPDSEKEKCMKQLKRRMEPWREAVLPINSVILWEKSWYPGLIFGAITTLFLFIWMLEPTFVTIISISLLLAALIDYLVPVLSSTFISSTAWTGHKEKKLEEICLNLSEVIIQVQNTWKYLLNARNNRPAVYYGSITLGLSLLAWLGNIVNNLLLMYLIVSISLLLPGLKHKGRVQRALQYVYKYLMHQKKA, via the exons ATGCCGGATTCAGAAAAA GAAAAATGCATGAAGCAGCTGAAGAGACGGATGGAGCCTTGGAGAGAGGCTGTCTTGCCTATAAATTCAGTCATCCTCTGGGAGAAGTCATGGTATCCTGGGTTGATCTTCGGAGCCATCACTACGTTATTCCT GTTCATTTGGATGCTGGAGCCGACGTTCGTCACGATAATCTCTATCTCTCTGCTGCTGGCAGCACTCATTGACTATTTAGTGCCAGTATTGTCGTCGACATTCATCTCCTCGACTGCCTGGACAGGCCACAAGGAGAAGAAGCTCGAGGAAATATGCCTGAACCTCAGTGAGGTGATTATTCAGGTTCAGAATACCTGGAAGTATCTACTAAATGCACGCAATAATCGGCCGGCAGTT TACTATGGATCCATTACTTTGGGCCTGAGTTTACTAGCCTGGCTGGGGAATATCGtcaacaatttattattgatgTACTTAATCG tcagtATTTCCCTGCTGCTGCCAGGTTTGAAGCACAAGGGTCGAGTGCAAAGGGCTCTACAGTACGTGTACAAGTACTTGATGCACCAGAAGAAGGCGTAA
- the Ana3 gene encoding rotatin: MTNINTITSLHVQKLAHKIEEIRCRALESIIAKLEHGFTCNCDGVKRELVSKLFNWFSFETVPHPGKVLDLIYYLLSQYKVTPFEDPRTRTDLHQLRARLSPEWHQKLDQIEECLAHLPPSGESPSPPPQCPSSPEPTTITNGTISSPVNTPVSKKLENSIRWLVMPWQPLVSSDRGVLSAVEEALTNKTDSSLIIHTCQLITNVMLQDFPAEVFLQRPSIISMFQNFLKTSEDSEVIRTILKAIHKLTRSLRFRIYYYCDPCVANKRQRVLKDQSASSSGNSSQEDLEIDESVLQLQQMLIPNYCIEILTNTLRLLNHQLQGRPLETIKSVVGVSSELVDLLKMSLMPSVWLCSDSLSLKIHEDLKTLMKLLGDVLEFLRSYSTIDSWRITYLQLLSITIKLLSSLVPLEVSDYVLPGALKMSLAVALMDAPIYLIHSGLHSTLQEYAKHFRGNDEMECFRMFEETRLIAKSFKAAVSLLRSSGDEDIVKKMYLSKASLEYHKDYSIIKTYFSILQTFNNFNPPDKSLSSRLLLTLMAHRNEEIRLKTYGECSSLVSAALGVERTRGRFPWTCISFLFDKSILTEIICHGMNDNERIKTLAEDILIFLVKGKFQMGATGWGSFLEALYPVFPLLQALAETASPLGQCIGKMLDPDMYKEIGLTYLEVLKGNIRLLFAADGSIREESIFRLIYLLGMEQDSSSKRPRLSSLHGLPLSSLLILERQCTFKKPQGTYERSNLSSVLEMLKMPNVEPKVRKSALIQVSVMLTDTSLHKIFIKEKGLETILEIFERSLLENDFENYPDSVVPIVSILKLITSTQLSVRHQLSNDINIFTNVLRSLFLFPNHETIKLDTSQLLFLLLFHEQMMNIDIMISLPEVIIARMRVPFVCKAHWKFSIHRKAEDSLVCSNNPLALTFLRQVWSWEWNNQEDILWSMCENVNNSQVADDLKIRPQELSTLQYSSIRFYTQQQLFNIKNSTTHEEVTCALDYLWMYIKLADLNGYEKNLISFMLMPWAQSFERFLLSHPTSKEDCYLFVEILNFLNILMTITKDPGIILWISKATRHMTKSLSDLLRNLDKNYQNVHQSLLKLVRTCINLERYQCHEESDNNLEDFVEIIVSNLCSNDQQHFYNLAYLDWLLNCLTYLTGDSKWKKMQSNKNLVSTLGNSLMELIVSFHGNGAVSFMGLSITKNSIICLNHLLDHMETKVAFWYDNGRIINWLPTLWTNRDPLVRASALQLLTGLVRVPHNGQNLLHALGMAPSELCQTLIRIVVNREESCIVRENAAMALAHIVKNSKCSSFNYCDSLRSNAIIIYVEQANVYHEISLLCSNLYLSATLEPLEEPSNIENLETSRSTAPMSVLHYYNCHDELLMLSAKDSMDDLPEFVTTPSLVTAICSLLNNLIVVGEGEVVSKIYESSVEKYLVSCITAIPKGMRSPQLYEVLQMFTSICIVLTNCISHCEEFASSISFSPDFLYLLMSFLKRDCECREMEMRKRLWIEIFNLISVLSLTEGQHFEAIKTAVEVADAQTIVFAICLGIEDGDGELRMSAIACLGFLLGQGIEETDLIGDALDEMIIRGDEMEDKLQHMLVGAKESNSAGRAIDGRETAGARICGVLMHLMIAHNYSNSTKKNRISRDKDLIMGTLANLLCVSEEAKACAVRDKLGQTCLMILKELHHQIHRSNSKREKNLGPLLNDTTKVLVLLMNFAYGSAEVKRSLAVAGVANMAHKLWVWISLNDDALLAALKMIATLTTDCPEAAQSMTLTTTLPGSGPRRTPNTVSLLNVIIHLVSQEIDKASQSFDNHRLHFAFHILRNSVHVHECRVTISKSNLLQFFTKIHPLTTKRNKPWPLIEIYCLEFLIDFTYFEEGQTCVPKFTDAFEVLIQLSKCPSSTQRILALSILRNLGFNVSNRPRILSSTEFIDLLHWILKNGSFSEIGVAGSILWSLVANNQKAKLIARTAGFAQSLQEVLGRLSLDKMPDENQQRDLAKMIQYVIKLIKVTDTKYNLHD; encoded by the exons ATGACAAATATCAATACAATTACGAGTCTCCATGTACAAAAATTAG CCCATAAAATCGAGGAGATTCGCTGCCGAGCCCTCGAGAGTATAATAGCAAAGTTGGAGCACGGATTCACCTGCAATTGCGATGGAGTCAAAAGAGAGCTCGTTTCAAAACTCTTCAATTGGTTCTCCTTTGAGACAGTTCCTCATCCTGGAAAAGTTCTCGAtctgatttattatttactatCG CAATACAAGGTCACTCCCTTCGAGGATCCCCGCACGAGGACCGACCTACACCAGCTGAGAGCTCGCTTGTCCCCCGAATGGCACCAGAAGCTCGACCAAATCGAGGAATGTCTTGCCCACCTGCCTCCTTCGGGGGAATCGCCCTCTCCACCTCCGCAGTGTCCGTCATCGCCCGAGCCCACAACTATCACAAACGGAACAATTTCCTCCCCTGTGAACACTCCAGTCTCAAAAAAACTCGAAAACTCGATTCGCTGGCTGGTGATGCCCTGGCAGCCGCTGGTGTCCTCCGACAGAGGTGTCCTCTCGGCAGTGGAAGAAGCCCTCACCAACAAGACAGACTCCAGCCTCATAATCCACACCTGCCAGCTGATCACCAATGTAATGCTCCAAGATTTCCCCGCGGAGGTTTTCCTCCAGCGGCCCTCCATCATCTCGATGTTTCAGAACTTTTTGAAGACCTCCGAGGATTCCGAGGTCATCAGAACCATACTAAAGGCCATTCACAAGCTGACAAGATCCCTCCGCTTCAGGATCTACTATTACTGTGACCCGTGCGTTGCCAACAAACGCCAGAGAGTTCTGAAGGACCAGTCAGCATCGTCCTCAGGGAACTCCAGCCAGGAAGACCTTGAAATCGACGAGTCTGTCCTTCAACTCCAGCAGATGCTGATTCCAAACTATTGCATTGAAATCCTTACAAATACTCTGAGATTACTGAATCATCAGTTGCAGGGGCGACCCTTGGAGACCATAAAATCGGTGGTGGGTGTGTCCTCTGAACTCGTGGACCTCCTGAAAATGAGTTTGATGCCGTCGGTATGGCTCTGCTCAGACAGCCTCTCCTTGAAGATTCATGAGGATCTGAAGACTCTGATGAAACTCCTTGGGGATGTCCTGGAGTTCCTCAGGAGCTATAGCACCATCGACTCCTGGAGAATTACGTATTTGCAGCTCCTCTCGATCACCATCAAGTTACTGTCATCATTGGTCCCCCTGGAGGTATCAGATTACGTCCTTCCCGGAGCATTGAAGATGTCTCTAGCTGTTGCTCTCATGGACGCCCCAATATACCTCATTCACTCAGGATTACACTCAACCCTTCAGGAATACGCGAAACATTTCCGAGGGAATGACGAGATGGAGTGCTTCAGGATGTTTGAAGAGACCAGGCTCATTGCAAAATCTTTCAAAGCTGCTGTTTCTCTCTTAAGGTCTTCTGGGGATGAAGACATCGTCAAGAAGATGTACCTCTCTAAGGCGTCGTTGGAATATCACAAGGACTATTCAATTATCAagacatatttttcaattctccagACATTTAATAACTTTAATCCACCGGACAAGTCATTGTCTTCAAGGCTGTTGTTGACCTTGATGGCTCATAGAAACGAAGAGATCAGATTGAAGACATATGGAGAGTGCAGTTCTTTGGTCTCCGCGGCTTTAGGAGTTGAGAGAACCAGGGGAAGGTTTCCCTGGACATGTATTTCCTTCCTCTTTGATAAGAGCATTCTGACGGAGATTATCTGTCACGGAATGAATGATAACGAACGAATTAAGACTTTGGCTGaagatattttaatatttctggTCAAGGGCAAGTTTCAAATGGGGGCGACTGGGTGGGGTTCTTTCCTGGAGGCACTTTATCCAGTGTTTCCTCTCCTTCAAGCCTTGGCAGAGACTGCCTCTCCTCTGGGCCAGTGCATTGGCAAGATGCTGGACCCCGACATGTACAAAGAAATCGGTTTAACGTACCTCGAAGTGCTGAAGGGAAATATACGATTGTTGTTCGCTGCGGATGGATCCATTCGTGAGGAGAGTATCTTCAGGTTGATTTACCTTTTGGGTATGGAACAAGATTCGTCATCGAAACGACCTAGACTGTCATCCCTTCATGGATTACCACTGAGTTCTCTTCTAATTCTGGAACGACAATGTACGTTCAAGAAGCCTCAGGGCACTTACGAGCGCAGCAATTTGTCATCAGTCCTAGAGATGTTAAAAATGCCAAATGTAGAGCCTAAGGTGAGGAAGTCTGCTCTCATACAGGTGTCCGTCATGCTGACCGACACATcccttcataaaatttttataaaggaGAAGGGTCTTGAGACAATTCTCGAGATCTTTGAAAGGTCTTTACTAGAAAACGACTTCGAGAACTACCCAGATTCTGTTGTTCCCATTGTATCCATCCTCAAACTTATCACTTCAACCCAACTATCAGTTCGTCATCAACTCTCAAACGACATCAACATATTCACAAATGTTTTAAGAAGCCTGTTCCTGTTTCCAAATCACGAAACAATCAAGCTCGATACATCGCAACTGCTGTTTCTTTTGCTATTCCACGAGCAAATGATGAACATTGACATTATGATTTCACTTCCTGAGGTAATCATTGCTAGGATGAGAGTTCCTTTCGTCTGCAAAGCTCACTGGAAGTTCAGTATCCATCGTAAAGCTGAGGATTCGCTGGTCTGTTCCAATAATCCCCTAGCTTTAACCTTCTTGAGACAGGTGTGGTCATGGGAATGGAATAACCAAGAGGACATTCTCTGGTCCATGTGTGAGAACGTCAACAATTCTCAGGTTGCTGATGATCTGAAGATTAGACCGCAAGAGCTGTCGACCCTACAATATTCATCGATCCGATTTTACACGCAACAACAACTCTtcaacattaaaaattcaacgacTCATGAAGAAGTCACGTGCGCCCTAGACTACTTGTGGATGTACATTAAATTAGCGGATCTCAATGGCTATGAAAAGAATCTCATTAGCTTTATGTTAATGCCCTGGGCACAATCGTTCGAACGCTTCTTATTGTCTCATCCCACTAGTAAAGAGGACTGCTATCTCTTTGTGGAAATTCTCAACTTCCTAAATATTCTCATGACAATTACCAAAGATCCCGGGATCATCCTCTGGATATCGAAAGCCACAAGGCACATGACAAAGTCCCTCTCTGATCTGTTGAGAAATCTAGACAAAAACTATCAGAATGTTCATCAGTCACTCCTGAAGCTAGTTCGGACCTGCATCAATCTCGAAAGATACCAATGTCACGAAGAAAGTGATAACAATCTTGAGGACTTTGTGGAGATAATCGTTTCAAATCTCTGTTCAAACGATCAACAGCACTTCTACAATCTAGCTTACCTCGATTGGTTGCTGAACTGTTTGACATACCTGACAGGTGATTCTAAGTGGAAGAAGATGCAAAGCAATAAGAATCTGGTATCAACGCTTGGAAACTCCCTCATGGAACTGATAGTCTCCTTCCATGGAAACGGAGCTGTTAGCTTCATGGGTCTCTCCATCACGAAGAACTCGATAATATGTCTGAATCATCTCCTCGATCACATGGAGACTAAAGTCGCCTTCTGGTATGACAACGGAAGAATCATTAACTGGTTGCCAACGTTGTGGACAAATAGGGATCCATTGGTGAGAGCTTCTGCTCTGCAGCTATTGACTGGCCTTGTCCGAGTACCCCATAATGGTCAGAACCTCCTGCACGCCCTCGGGATGGCCCCCAGTGAGCTCTGCCAGACCCTCATCAGAATCGTCGTCAACAGGGAAGAGTCCTGTATCGTGCGGGAGAACGCTGCAATGGCATTAGCACACATCGTAAAGAACTCCAAGTGTTCGTCGTTTAACTACTGCGATTCTCTGAGATCCAACGCCATTATCATCTACGTAGAACAGGCAAATGTTTACCACGAGATTAGCCTCTTGTGTTCAAACTTGTACTTGTCAGCGACTCTAGAACCTCTAGAAGAACCTTCCAATATCGAGAACTTGGAGACATCCAGGTCTACAGCGCCCATGTCAGTCCTTCATTACTATAATTGTCATGACGAACTGTTGATGCTGTCGGCCAAGGATTCAATGGACGATCTTCCGGAGTTTGTGACGACTCCTTCACTAGTGACAGCCATCTGCAGTCTTCTCAATAACCTCATTGTcgtgggggagggagaggttgTCAGCAAGATTTATGAGAGTTCTGTTGAGAAGTACCTCGTCAGCTGCATCACAGCCATTCCTAAAGGAATGCGAAGCCCTCAGCTCTACGAAGTTCTCCAGATGTTCACAAGCATCTGCATTGTTCTCACGAATTGTATCAGCCATTGCGAGGAATTCGCCAGTTCTATTAGCTTTTCTCCGGACTTTTTGTATCTCTTGATGAGTTTTCTGAAGAGGGATTGCGAGTGTCGTGAGATGGAAATGAGGAAAAGGTTGTGGATTGAGATTTTCAACTTGATAAGTGTCTTATCTCTGACAGAAGGACAACATTTCGAAGCGATCAAGACTGCCGTTGAGGTGGCAGATGCACAGACAATTGTTTTCGCGATTTGCCTCGGGATTGAGGATGGAGATGGCGAGCTGAGAATGAGTGCGATAGCTTGTCTAGGTTTTTTATTGGGGCAGGGGATCGAAGAAACAGATCTGATTGGCGATGCTCTTGATGAAATGATTATCAGGGGTGATGAGATGGAAGATAAGCTACAGCATATGCTGGTTGGGGCAAAAGAGTCCAATTCTGCTGGCAGAGCTATCGATGGAAGGGAAACGGCTGGAGCTAGAATCTGTGGAGTATTGATGCACTTGATGATTGCGCATAACTATTCAAATAGTACAAAAAAGAACAGGATTTCGAGGGACAAAGATCTGATTATGGGGACCCTGGCGAATCTCCTTTGTGTGAGCGAGGAGGCCAAGGCTTGTGCTGTACGAGACAAGTTGGGACAGACTTGTCTGATGATCCTGAAGGAATTACACCATCAAATACACAGGAGTAATTCTAAGAGGGAAAAGAATCTGGGGCCATTGCTAAATGATACAACCAAAGTCCTTGTGCTGTTAATGAATTTTGCTTATGGGAGTGCGGAGGTGAAGAGAAGTCTGGCTGTAGCAGGGGTTGCCAATATGGCGCATAAGCTGTGGGTGTGGATCTCCTTGAACGATGATGCTCTTCTTGCGGCCCTAAAGATGATCGCGACACTGACCACCGACTGCCCTGAAG CCGCGCAATCAATGACTCTCACAACGACCCTTCCAGGATCCGGTCCGCGAAGGACCCCGAACACAGTGTCCCTCCTTAACGTGATAATTCATCTGGTCTCTCAAGAGATCGACAAGGCAAGTCAATCCTTCGACAACCATCGATTGCACTTTGCCTTTCACATCCTCAGAAATTCGGTTCACGTCCACGAGTGTCGTGTGACCATCTCCAAGAGCAATCTCCTCCAGTTCTTCACGAAAATTCATCCCTTAACAACAAAACGAAATAAACCCTGGCCACTTATCGAGATTTATTGCCTAGAGTTCTTGATAGACTTTACATATTTTGAAGAGGGACAGACGTGCGTTCCGAAGTTCACCGATGCCTTTGAGGTCCTCATACAGCTGTCGAAATGTCCCTCGTCGACGCAGAGGATCTTGGCTCTCTCGATTCTTCGGAATCTAGGGTTCAATGTCTCCAACAGACCCAGGATCCTTTCGTCTACTGAATTTATCGATCTTTTACACTGGATTTTGAAGAACGGTAGCTTCAGTGAGATAGGAGTGGCTGGATCAATCCTCTGGTCTCTAGTGGCTAACAATCAGAAAGCAAAACTGATTGCCCGAACTGCTGGATTTGCTCAGTCCCTTCAGGAGGTGCTGGGACGCTTGTCATTGGACAAAATGCCTGATGAGAATCAACAAAGGGACCTTGCCAAGATGATTCAGTACGTCATCAAGCTCATTAAGGTTACCGATACCAAGTACAACCTTCACGACTGA